In Camelus dromedarius isolate mCamDro1 chromosome 16, mCamDro1.pat, whole genome shotgun sequence, the genomic stretch aataaatttctgttgttttaaaccacccagtttgtggtgatttgttatggcagccctaggaactGAATACTGCATGTGTAactgagataaaataaaaataagaaaagttacTGATGTTCTTCACCCATTGCTTAAAAGAGCAAACAACCAACAGAGGCTGAAAATGCAGTAGATGAAAGTCAACACTATTCATGataccaaaaaacccaaactcttaGCCAACTAGGAAGAGATGAGGCcttccttaacctgataaaggACATTTAACAAAAACCTACGGCATCATACTTAGCAGTGAAACCATAGGTCATGAACAAGACACCATTAGTACTGCTTCTATTCCCTCTTGTGCTAGATCCTCACCAgagcagaaaagcaaacaaaaaaagacagctTCGGGGTACAGCAATGTTCAGTTGCTCCTGGGACAGCAGGACTGAACCAGGAGAGACCAGAGGTCAGAAAATTGAGAGTAAGAAGCAAGAAAAGGCAGGCAGAGATGGCTGGCGTGCAGGCGTGGCAGAGTGAAGTCGGGGTCCCCAGCATCCCCAGGCCTGGGAAAGAAAGGATGTGGGGTTGTGGTGGCTCGGAGCTGACCGGGGAGGGGGGTGTCGGAGCTGAGGGGGGTGGTGCTCCTGGGGCAGTGATGCAGTGCTCATCCCGGCACCGAGCACAGGcatctccccagcctcctcctcacaGGTGACGGCTTCCTCCAAGGCAGTCTCTACCTGTAAACATCTCCACTCAGTACAAAAAGCTTCAgcttttattaaataaagaagAGGTAGGAGACAGATACGGGAACAGGCCGGTGACCCCTCCTTCTAACTACATGTACACAGAcatacaaacacagacacacctgAGGACATGACAAGGACAACTCAGGGGGCAGactgaggggctgagggaggcagCACCCTCCGAGAGTGGGCCCGGACCCAAGGGTGGGCCGAGACCTGGGCAAGCGGCAGCCGTTCTGAGGGGTTATGCTTGAGAAGCTTGGagatgaggtcctgggctcccgCGGGCATGGAACTGGGGAACTTCAGGTCCACctgcagaagaaaagaaggaaggatcCCACTACTCTCATCCTGGCTGATTTTTCCTTCACTGCCCATTTTACTTGGAGTCATGTGAGCCCCACAACTATTCTTCTCACTCCCCATGCCTGGCTTCTGAGGCAGCATAACCCCCGCCAGACCCCCCCGGGCCAGCCTCCCACCTTGACGATGCGCCGATATGTCTCGTTGTGTGAAGCACTCTCGAAGGGTGGGTTTCCCACGAGCAGCTCATAGCAGAGTACTCCGATGCACCACAGATCCACCTTCTCATTGTGTGTGCGCCCCTCAATCATCTCTGGGGGCAGGTAGTCCAGGGTCCCACACATAGTCTTCctcctggtgggggaggtgaaTGAGCAGGGATCCCAGATCCAGACTGTCTCTCCTTTCCCTGCAGCCTGACAGGGAGCCCAGAGACCCCAGGCTGCACCAGGGGCGTGTTCCAACCAGGCTCCAACAGGGCCTCTGGTGTAGGAGCCAGGCGAAGACTCTAAAGCCCCAGGGGTGGGCTTACACACTGCCTCTTCATTTCCACACCATGAGCCGTATCCTAAAATAACCAGCTATGAGAGCAGTGCTCAACCTTAGAATTAAAGGAAAAGTCTCGAATGTCCATCAAGCACGTCCTACTTATATAAATCAGGTTACATCTCTACTACGCGATGTTATGAAGCCATTACAAATAATGTGGAAGGTTTATCACATATAAGACAAGAAGGTTCCAATGTGTCAATTAAGAAATCTGGGTAACAAAACTGAGTCTCCTGTTTTTGTAACGATATTGCTGTATCTATGTATTTGCATGAGGACAAACCCAAATGTCTCTGGGT encodes the following:
- the AURKB gene encoding aurora kinase B isoform X3 — its product is MHLGGSSTRNCRKAALLMSSEQPRSGRIMEELADALIYCHGKKVIHRDIKPENLLLGLQGELKIADFGWSVHAPSLRRKTMCGTLDYLPPEMIEGRTHNEKVDLWCIGVLCYELLVGNPPFESASHNETYRRIVKVDLKFPSSMPAGAQDLISKLLKHNPSERLPLAQVSAHPWVRAHSRRVLPPSAPQSAP